In bacterium, the sequence CCACGGTGTCGACCAAGGTTCAGATCGATGTCGAGCGCAAGAGCCAGATCGGCGCCGAGATTCAGTAGCGGAGGAAAGAAGACGTGAGAACGAAGCGAATCCTTCGCTGGGAGATCCTGCTCGCCCTGGGCCTGGTCGGTTGTACGGCGGTCGCGCCGAGCCGCATCGGGCCTCCATCCACTTCGACAGCCCAAGGGCCCGAAGCGTCGGCGATCGCGCCCGCCCACCACACAAGCAGCCTGATCCTTCGCATCCGCTGGCCCGAGCGGCAGGGTCTCGCGACCCAGGCCATCCCGAACGCCACCGAGAAGATCGTGGTGACCATCCTGGGCCCGAACGGCGCCAAGGTCCACGAGAAGACGGCACAGCGCCCGGCTGCCGGTCAGTTGAACACCCCCACCACCCTCACCTTCGATCTGGATCCGGCGCTCGGCTCGGTCACGCTCGAGGCGGTCGCCTACGGCCCGGGCAACACGCGCCTGGCCGAAGGCCGCCAGGCGAATATCCGCCTGCTGGACAACGTGGCGCTCGGGGTGTCGATCACGCTGACGGACACCGGCGCGCTCCAGGTCGTGTACGCGAACCAGCTGGCGCTGGTCAAGAACCTGGAAGGCTACATGGAGCGCTTCCACGACTTCGCCAACTACGAGCGGACGTCGGAAGGCGAGGCCATCAAGGGCGCCTTCGATCGCGTGTTGGGCCGGAGGACCCTCGGCGATCTGCTGCGGCCGTATTCCCCCCCGCCCGAGGATGAGGGTGGCTTCCCGATGCCGTCCGAGGGGGTGCCCCCCGCAGGCCCGGAAAGGCTCTGGGAGGTCGGCGTGGAGCCCGAGTTCGAAGGCTCCTGGGGGGTCGATCTCCTGGGTCGATCGCTCCTGGCGCTCTACTGGCAGGGCTATACCAGCCCGGATGCCTGGGCGAACTTCAAGGGGGACTGGCAGCTGAGCAGGCCCGACCCTCAGCGCTGGCAGCTTGACGTGAACGGGGCGCCCGATTCCTTCGGTGGGCAGTATTCCGACCAGAGCACCTTCGCCTTGCGCGCCAGGATGGACGCCGGCCAGTGGACGGATACGCCTTGGGGCACGCGCTTCCTTCGCGGTAGCAATGATGGCCCCTTCGTCACGCGGATCATCGATCTGTTCGGGCCGAAGACACCCGTCTTCGGGACCATGGGCGCCTTCAGCCTCGACTTCGACCTGACACCCAATGGGGATGCGGCCCGCGCTTATTCCTACCGCTTCGAGGCGGATTCTTTCAGGAGCAGCGCCTCGGTCCCGGTTGCCCTCAACACGGAGCTCGGCGGTCCGGTGGATCTGCTGTGGGACTTGCTGCGCGACCCCATCTTCTCGCGCCTGACCGACCTCAGCACCCACCTGCCTGCGCTGCCGGGGCGGGTCTCGATCGTCAGCCACTACCCGTCACTGCAGTCGACCATGTCGATGGCGGTTCGCTCGGCATCCACGATCGACCTCAACGTGGCGGCGCGCCTGAAGGACAATGCCGGTGCACGGGTGACCTTCCCCGTCGCCATGAGCTTTTCGCCGACCTACGCCTTCGAGCAAGGCAAGCGCAAGCTCGCCACCAACAAGGTGCACTTCGAGGTCGCGGATTCCCAGCAGCAGCTGAAGCTGGTGGGTGATTTCGAGCAAGGGCCGACCGTCATGACCCTGCACGCCCAGATCGTGGACACCTCGGGACGCCAGACGAACACGCTATTGGCGACCCTCGACCACACCTGGAACAAGCACCCGAATGGTGGCTTCGACTTCAGCCGCATCGCGGATTTCCCGCTCCTCGTGGTGAACGACGATCCCGATGAGTCGAAACGGACGCGCTATCGCTTGACGCCCGGCTTCTTCAACGGCGACAAGCTGGGCCACGTGAGCGTGGAGGTACGGTAGGTGATCAAGATGAGTACGCGCTCCTGGGCTTCGGCGATCGCGATCGCCACCACCCTCGCGATCGCCGCCTGCGCGATGCCGCCTTCCCTGAACGGCGGCGCGGGCAACCGGTCTGCGGCCGAGCAGGCCATCAAGCATGAGATGGGGAAGCTTGCGATCAGCGTCGCCTGGCCCCGCAAGACCCAGGCGATCCCCTTCCGCGCCACCAAGATGGTCATTCGCCTGACCAAGGCGGGCAGCGCCGCCTCGCCCGAGCACGAGCTGCCGGTCATGGATGCGAGCGATGCCGCCTTCCCGGACGTCGTCATCGACCGGGGCGATAACCCGCTGACCAGCTACGGGCCGACGACTTACGAGTGGGACATCCCACAGCAGGCGGATGTCCGCCTGTCGGCGATCCTCTACGAAGATGACGCGGTGATCGGCTCCGATGCGCGCGTTATCGACGTGATCGCCGGCGTGCACTCCCACGTGGGGCTCAACATCGTGCTCAACGCGGCGAACGCATCCCACCTGACGAGCATCTCCAGCGACTCGCTCGGGGTCGGCGACGTGATCACCCTGACGGGCTCGAACTTCGCGAAGGACCGGGAAGCCTGGAGCAAGCAGGTCTTTTTCCAGATCGAGAGCGACTGGCGGATGGGCGGTTCTCCCCATCCGTCGCCCAGCGGCGGCCCCATGGTCGAGGTTGAGCGCGTTTACTTCCCTGCCAATCGGGTCGAGGTGGTGAGCGACTCCGAGATCCGGGTGACCATCCCCGCCACCTTCCCTTACTATCCGGGGCAATCCTCGGAGTCGGGCATTCCGCTGCTCTCGAGGCTCTGGAGCTACTTCCGGGATCCCAGCGCGGCCCGTCTCTTCATCGGGGTCGATGTGGACGGCGCCGCCACCGAGCTGAAGCCCGTCACGTTCAAGCCGGGCGCGCTGGCCGCAGACGTGACACTCACCGCGGACGCGGTGGCCCCCGCCAAGGCGAGCGGGCGCAATGGCCCCCTCTGGGTGGATGACCACTACATGGATCCCGCCGTGGAGTCGGGAAGCTACTGGACCTATCGCGTGCAGGGGCCTTCGTACTGGCAGCAGCGAGAGGTGACGGTTCGCATCTCGAACCCTGGCGGATCCTGGGAGGGCGGCGCGGAGATCCTTGAGGGCCCCCAGGTGGCGCAGGTCGCGGATCTGGCCAATCACCCGGAGTTCGACTTCATGTGCTTCCTGAACCCGCAGACCCGGGTTTATCAGCAGGGCTTCGGCCCTGACAACGACACGGTCACCTACACCTACACGGTGCCTCACTTCACGCGCGGCGGTCAGAAGTACCCGAGACCCGGCGCGATTCGCGAGGTCACGATCCGGCGCAACGTCGGCGTCGTGTACATGCGCGAAACCTACCTCGCACGGTTCGGGGATCGGATCGAACGGGAAGTGAGGGAATACGGGCTGATGAACTCGCCCGTGGCGCCCTCGGCAGGGACCGTCTGGCCCACCCCGTGGCCCTCGATGACGCCCGTCCCCGGGGTCTAGTCGCGAGGGGAGGAACGAATGATGATGAGGTCCAAGATGCGCCTGCGCCACCTGCTACTCGCCGCCCTCTCGGTTTCCTTGGTCGGATGCCAGGGGCTTTCCGGTGTGCTCTCCCCGAGCACTGGCGGCGGCATGAGTGCGGTGCAGGCACAGACCGGCGGCCTGACGGTCCGACTCGGCAACGCGGCGCTCGCCTACAAGGCGCAGCAACTGACGGACTTCCCGTTGGAAGAGGTGGAGGTCCTGGTGACGGTGGAGAGCCCGGACGCGCAGGATCCCGCCGTGCGTCGCCAAGAACGAACGGTCAGGCTCGGCCAGGTGATCGAGTTCGCCCAGGTTCCTGCCGGGTACGTGGACGTGACGGCCATCGCCTTATACAAGGGGCAGGTCTTCGACCGGCAATACACCAGTGCGGCGATCATGCCCGGTGGCTCGGAGACCGTCACGCTCGAACTGAATGTGGGCGCGAGCGCGCTGGATCTCGACTTCGGGTCCGCGCTGCCCGTTCGCCGTATGGACGTTCGCGACCTGCCGGAGTTCGCGGCCTACCAGCTGCCTTCGGGCGCCGAGAGCATCGACTTCGATCTGGTGGATGCCAGCGGAGCGACCGAATCGATTTCGTTCCGCCATGCCGACGGCTGGCTCTATCGCAAGCTCGGCCTTGAGCCCTGGCCCGAGGCGAGTGAGTGGTGGCGCTTCTCGTTCGGCTGGGGCGCCCTCACGACCCTGCCCGCGCATGCGACCATCGTCGGGGCGGAGGCGCCCTGGAACGGCTGGGCCGGAACGGTGAAGCGCTTCCAGTGGGAGAACGTCTACGTCACCAATCGCAACGGGAGCACGCAGGACGTCACCTATCGCTTCGACCGCTGGTACTCGCCCACCGAGGGCCTGCTGCGCGAGGACGTCCACGAGGCGAGCGGCTCGCAGCCTATCCTGGTGACCCGCATGATCCGGAAGGGGCTTTGAGCATGAGCGTCACGAACAAGACTTTCGCCCTCCTGGGCGCCTGCGGCGCCGTGGCCGCGCTCTTGATAGCGGGGTGCGCGTCGTTCCCCGCGGCGGGGGCCGGTACCCCCGCGGGCCAGATCGCCGAGGCCCCGAAGGCCTCGCTCTCGCTGCGCGTGCGTCTGCCGAGGACGGTCCAGGTGGTGAGGAGCGAGATCACCGGCGCGACGATCAGCGTCACGATCGACGGCGAGGCGCCGATCCAGGTGCCTGTCGCCCTGTCATCCAGCGACGGCAACGTACGCCTGCCTGTGCCGGATAGGGACCTGGGGGAAGCCGAGGCGTTCTCGCTCGAGGATCTACCCCAGGGGGATGCGGTCGTGAGGCTGGACCTCTACCGAGGAACCGAGATCGTCGGCACCGGGGAGGCCCTGGTGCCGCTCATCCGGGGATACCGCTCGGCCGCTTTCATTCAGATTTACCTGGACAGCCGCGGCAAGACCGATATGAAGCCCCTGGCACCCTTGCCGGGCGCCACCGTCAGGCCCGAGAACCCGCCGTCGGATCTCTACCCGCCTGCTTAGCCGTCAGCCGCCCCGCTCCGAAGAGCGGGGCGGCGTCGTTCATGCGACCCACTCGTTGCGATCGCCGTCCGAGGCGTTGCGCTTGGGTTTGGTCCCGCGCAGGACGGCGTGGATGTCGGGCTCGTAGAGCACTTCGTGGTCCAAGAGCCCCTGAGCGAGTCGCTCCAGGTCCTCGCGCCGCTCGATGAGCACCTCGCGGGCTTGCTCGTAGGCCTCGCGCAAGACCTGCTCGACGGCCAGATCCAGCCGCTCGCGGGTGGCCTCGGAGCAGGTCAGCTCCTTGTAGTTGATGGGGGATCCCCCGAGCATCCCCAGCTCCCAGACCAGGAGCTCGGCGATCTTGGTGGCGCGCTTGAGGTCCGAGTGGGCGCCGCTCGTCACCTCACCGAAGACCATCTCTTCGGCGACGCGGCCGCCCATGAGGACGGCGAGCTCCGAGCAGTACTCTTCGCGGGTGATCAGGTGCCGGTCCTCGCGCTCCACCGACCAGGTGTAGCCCAGGGCGTGGCGGCCGGTGGGGATGATTGAGGCCTTGTGCAGGCGCTTGTGCGGCTGGGTGCGCAGGCTGACCACCGCATGGCCCGCCTCGTGGTAAGCGACCACCCGGCGCTCGTGAGGATTGAGCGGGTGCGAGGCGTTCTCGAGCCCGATCCCCAGGCGCTCCATGGCCTTCGAGAAGTCCTCGTGGCGTACCTGCGAGCGTCGCTCGCGCACCGCGAGGATCGAGGCCTCGTTGACCACCGAAGCCAGATCCGCCCCGCTCATGTTGGTGGCGGCCCGCGCCAGCGCCCGCAAATCCACGCTGCGGTCGAGCTGCACCTTGCGGGAGTAGTGGGCCAGGAGCGCCTCGCGCCCCTTGAGGTCGGGCAGTCCCACGTGGATCTTGCGGTCGAAGCGTCCGGGCCTGAGAAGGGCCGTATCGAGCGACTCCTCGTAGTTGGTCGCCCCGATGGTGATCACGTTGCTGTCGCGGCCGAAACCGTCCAGCTCGACCAGGAACTGGTTGAGGGTGTTGTTGCCCTCTTGGCCGCCGAACTGGTTGCTGCTGCGCGAGCGCCCCAACGCGTCGATCTCGTCGATGAACACGATGGCCGCAGGGTGCTTGCGGGCCTTCTTGTAGAGGGAGCGGATCCGGCTTGCGCCCACCCCCACGAAGACCTCGACGAAGTCCGCACCCGAAAGAGAGTAGAATGGGACTCCGGCCTCGTTGGCGATGGCCTTGGCCAGAAGGGTCTTGCCGGTACCGGGCGGCCCGACCAGGAGGATCCCCTTGGGAATCTTGGCGCCGATCCGCTCGAAGGTCTGGGCGTTCTTGAGGAAGTCGACGACCTCCTGGGCCTCGCGCTTGGCTTCGTCGATGCCGAGCACGTCCTTGAAGCGCACGTCATTGTTGGTCTCGCGGCTTGGGTCGAATTTGGCGCGGTTGAACATCCCCCCCATCACCCGCGCGTACACCAGGCAGAAGACCACGGCGTAGAGCACGATCATGACGAAGGTGAGGGCGAGTTGGATGAGGATTTCGAGCATGCGGCACCTCCTCGACTGGGGCCCCGGGATCGTAGCATTCAAGGAAGCGTTAGCCGTTCTCCCGGGGCGCCAAAAACCCTCCCCAGATCTGACCATCGAGGAAGGAGGGGATCCGGCGAGAATCGGGTATAGAGGGAAGAACCCACCGTCGGGTCCTTGCCGCGAGGGGGCGGCCACCATGGGACAAGAAGCGCTCCAGCCTGATCGGCTGTGCGAGAGTCATATCGACTTGCACGACCGGCAGCACTTCGAGATTGCCTTCACCTACGACGCCTCGCCGGTCCTGGTGCGTCCGGACGGCCGGGTGCGCTTCCGCGTGGACGCCTACTTCTTCCTGCCGCCCAGCCTGGGGGTTTCCGCCCTCTCCTACGGCAAGGACGACTTCTTCGACGACGTCCTGAGCTACCTGCGCTTCAAGACGCCCGACCTCAGCAGCGAGGCCCTGGCCGATCCCCTCAACGCCCTCTCGCCCCTCAACGTCCTGAGCTTCAACCTCAAGCAGCTGGTGGAGCTGCCCACCCCCGACCCTGAGCTCGAGACCTCGACCATCCACGAGGCCAAGCTTTTGGGCTGCATCCTGATCGCCAACT encodes:
- a CDS encoding AAA family ATPase, which produces MLEILIQLALTFVMIVLYAVVFCLVYARVMGGMFNRAKFDPSRETNNDVRFKDVLGIDEAKREAQEVVDFLKNAQTFERIGAKIPKGILLVGPPGTGKTLLAKAIANEAGVPFYSLSGADFVEVFVGVGASRIRSLYKKARKHPAAIVFIDEIDALGRSRSSNQFGGQEGNNTLNQFLVELDGFGRDSNVITIGATNYEESLDTALLRPGRFDRKIHVGLPDLKGREALLAHYSRKVQLDRSVDLRALARAATNMSGADLASVVNEASILAVRERRSQVRHEDFSKAMERLGIGLENASHPLNPHERRVVAYHEAGHAVVSLRTQPHKRLHKASIIPTGRHALGYTWSVEREDRHLITREEYCSELAVLMGGRVAEEMVFGEVTSGAHSDLKRATKIAELLVWELGMLGGSPINYKELTCSEATRERLDLAVEQVLREAYEQAREVLIERREDLERLAQGLLDHEVLYEPDIHAVLRGTKPKRNASDGDRNEWVA